TTTTTTTGGATACTTCTTGGATCtcccttaatttaaaattcaaaatcaacTTATTCATTGTATATTATTGAGGGAAGTCATCCCAGGACGGGAAATGGAGTTGTGGGTGAAAATTAATGGTTGTTTGCTGCGTTTTGGCATTGGAGAGTTTGCTGTTATCACTGGTTTGAAGTGTGTAGAAGAAGACGCCACTTTCTATGACAAACCAGTTGTCAATAGGTTGCTAAAAGAGTATTTTCCAAGAGATGGAAAAAAGGCTATAACGAGGGGTAGCTTCTTGATCGcttcaagaaaaaggactagaAGCCAGACGAAGATGTGTTCAAGATGACCTTGATGGTGTTTGTCCATCATTTCATATTCTCAGATGCCAATAATCATGGTATCAACAAAGATGATTTTGATATCATTGAAAGTGGTCAATATCAGACGTATACTTGGGGGAAAAAGtcatttgaagatattttaaAGACAATGAGGGACAAATAGTGTGACTATTTGATAATGTATAGGCTTGGAGGTTTGCCACTTGCATTACAAATATGGTTTTTTGAATGTTACTCTATGGTTGACAAGCATCTAGCTGTTCGCACTGGTACAAATGTTCCATGCATTCTTAATTGGAAAGTCACTGAAACTCTAACATATGCAGATTTGACTGGTGAGGTGATCATGTCTAGTATCGACAAGGTAAATATTTTGTACCATAATACTTCTTCATATATGATTTCAGTTTTTCTGTAAGTATGTATATTTATGAATATGTCACAATTTCCTTTTTCTACTATTGTAACCCAGTTTTTCTTCTTGTAGTTGAACTATAGGAACATTTTCCCTACTCGTGAAGAGATGTCAACTCTGAACATCGACACACATTTTGAAGTTAATGCCGCTGATGTTGCATCAGGGGAGGTGCCTGCCTTTCACATTGATGATTCTATCGCTGCATCTCCACCTTGTCCTCAGAATATGGAGCAACAGTCTAAACGACCTCATCCTCAAAATACGGAGCAACTGTCTAAACGACCTTTTCCTCAGAATATGGATCGACAGCCTAATCCGAGTTATGATCCTTTGGTGCGCATTGATCTATTGAATGCTGAAGTTGAGAAGCTGAGGTGTGCTATTGGAAAGGTACTGGAGCTTTAGCTTTTCTGTAGTTTATCGGTACTTTTTGTATATACATGGTTTTTTGGTTATAAACATGGTTGTTGATTTACTTTTGTTGTAGTTGACTGATACAGTTACGACACTCAACAATTATGTAGTTTCTTCCTTTGAAAAAGTGTTCAGTTTTCTGAATATAAAGGAAACCAAGGAAACGAGGGAGGATGTTACTGATTCTAAGGTAATTTTTTACTGATAAAACCAAATCACTCAACAGTTATGCCTTCTCTGAATCATATTAGATTCGTCAGCGCGTGTCTGATGACAATACATCTGGTCTCGACAAATTTGATGGCTATCAATATAATGTTGTTCCTGACTTTGTCGATCAAGTGAATCAAGATAACGTGCTAGCTGACGAGGGAGTTAATGATGGTGTTGATCATGGTATTCATTCTGCATTTTATCTTTTCTtgtctgatttttcttttcttcattttgaaagttttttATTATTGGTTTTCCCTGTCTAAAGGGTAGCAGGTGATGTCAAAGGTGACACATTTTGGGATGATATTGGCGATGAAGATTTAGCTATGCTACAGATGTCCCAAATTGTGCTTCACAAACCATCCATCATAGACATAGAAGATGATTACATTTCTCCTGAACAGTCAGTTCGACAGAAACTACCAGGAAAATATGCCAAATCTCCATATTTTCCAGTTTATGATTCGGGGGCATCAGGATCGGCGTACAAGATCATTTTTGATATCAAGCATCCTTTCACGatcaaaattgatgattttgatcCATTGTCGCCATTGGCTAAAGAGTTTTGCGCGTTTGTTGATAATGAGATGGATACGAGGTGAAGGTATCTTCACTTTATTTAATCTTTCATGTTCTGATTTTATACTTGTCACTGAAGGTAGTTCtgattactttttattttttttgtgatttgaagtgccaaaaatatatataccGATGAAGTAAATAAGCTTGTGGAAGCTTTTACTTTTGGCTCGTGTCATGCGACCACAAAGGATTGGTTCCACTCACTTGCGTATTGTGGTCGATCTTTGATTGACACGGTATTTAATAACTTTCTGTTCTAATGACTTTTTTATTTGTTGCATATCTTTATTGTTTGAGACCCCCATAGTGTATACATAGCTTTGTATAATCACCGTATAAGATTGTATAAGATTGTATAACCTTGTATAAATATGTATACCTCTGTATAATAGTGTATACATTCTATATTTAAAAAATCTGGTAGTGTTGGTTTTTCTGTTCTATTTCTTGTCTCAGCACTTGGATGTCCTCTTTTATTATTTGAGGAAGAGGGGAAAATATGGGCCGAATGTTGCCATGCGGTTTACTACAACCGACTTTGCTTTTGGTAACAAAATCAACTCCCTGTATAAAGATTTCAAAGTGAATCAAGATCCTTCAGTGATTCCTGAAGGGCATGAGATAGAAGAGTACATTAGAGGATATTATTGTGATGCAAATGTATCGTAGCACACTGTTGACCACGTCTTATTCCCTATCTATGTGAAGCGCGGAAGAGCAAAATTGGGCCATTGGGTTTTGGGGTTGTTTATGTTCATAGATAGGTGCATCCACATCTATGACTCTAACCATGGAGCTATTAATGATATACTTGCTTTGGATGCTGTATTACCTTATGCAATTCTGATACCTTACTTCTTGAAGAGTTCTGATTTTTATGTCGAGAAGAAGGGCATTGATTGGAACAATGGTGCATATACCGATAAATCCCATTCTGATGCTTTGCAGATTAATCTGGTTAATAATGTGCCCCAACAGATCAAATGGTAGGTTAGTCTCAATTGTTTTACTATTTTACTATTAGGGTACCTATTTGAATTTGATTTGTTTCTTTTTAATTACAGTGATTGTGGTGCTTTTGTTGCTGGCTTTGCTGAGTATTTCATCCTTAGTAAGGAAATTCGAAAAGATAATTTTGACATTGAGACACTTCGAACCAGGTGGGGATCTCTGTTGTGGGATTATGGAAGGAAAAACAACAGTCCGGTGTAATTAGTGGTGATGAAATCACAGGGAGACTTTTCAAAAAGAGGAAGAGGGGACGACCGAGAAAGTAGTtctattttttccattttaatgTAGTTTTGCTATGTATCAGGAGTTGTTGCCTAGTTTTGTCTAAGTACTATTCTACTACTTGTGAGATAACTTTAAAGGATATTAtagatatttttatttttgtgtaatttgtgGTAGTCATTACATATTGTGGCTGTGAATGAATTACATTTTAATGAATATTTCAGTTGCTTTTGTCCTTTAACAAAGTATGTATTTTCATTATGGTTGTAGTTTTGTTAATGTAGCAGGGTTTATACATATGTATACAATAATATATATAGTTATACAAATTTATACAAACTTATACTCTCATTTATACACCTATATACATATAATACCATTGATTGTTTGCAGTTCTGTTTTGTATTTGTACAATCTATCAATATATTTAGCACCATTAAAAACAGCAAGACACTATTATTGGATAATCAAAACATGTATAATGAAACATCTCAATTGCTTGTGAAACTTAACTACTCAACATTTGTAACTCTATTGTTTGTGAAACTTAACTACTCAACATAACAACAAATGTAATAGGAAGTGTTATGTTTCCAACTATTTATTTTGGTCGATTCCTACATGTTTTTCTATTGTGACCACCTTGTCCACACACAGAACATGAAAACACCCTCTTAGACTCTTTCTCTGAAGCAGGTTTGAGTCTTTCCTTTCTTGGCCTTCCTACATTCTTTCTCCCTTTAGGTGATCGGACCACATCTTTCAGCACCTCTGTTGGGATTACCCATAAACTCTCATCTGGCATCGGATTCACTATAAATTCATAAGTTCTAAGGAGTTTATCCTTCTTGTAGTAAAAAGAGCAATACTGGCCAGGTTTTAGCTGCTGGTTCTTCAAAACCGCCCAAGTATGCAGACATGGAAGTTCATCCATTTGAAATTTTCCGCAACTGCATGTTCCCTCTTCAAGGCACACTATGTTTCACCTTACCCCTTCAAACATAGTATATAACTGCTCCGTAGCAGGCCTCAcctgaaatttttttttttttaaaaaaagttaaagaacattatacattattatacaaaGTTATACATCCTTATACAAGCAGTAAAATGAAAGTCAGCAGTGCCAAGCATCATTATATTTGATTCATTTTACCGTCACTTGATCCGATGCAATCAGATTTTCCCGAAGGAGTTTCTCGTACTTTTCGCCAAGCTCTGTAGATGTCTCCCTTGCACTTTTTCTGTTTTTGTTGTTCCACTGTTGTAGCAAATTTGTCATGTACTCCAGCAATTGCATTACTGGTAACTCTCTAGCATCCTTGTTTGCTGCATTAATTGACAATATTGGAAGTCATTACCATCGACCTTTTCACTTTGGAATATGCCCTAGACTACCTTTCGTAGCCAATTTCGAACAAGTAAGGTTGCACTCTCGGATCAATTTTGCACATCTCTGTCATATGGTACTCAAACTTCTCTATCGTGTAAGCTCTAGCCAAAGCAAAAAAGATATCCTTCAATTGTTTGTGATGTTTCTTGAATGTGCACTTTACATTCTACCACAAGTGAAACATGCAAATACAATGTGGTACTTCTGGGTACACAACTTTTGTGGCATTGAGGATGCTTTCGTTTCTATCTGAAACTATACACATCCCTTCCCTAACACCAAAAGTACTCTTTATCTGGACAAAGAACCACTCCTAAGATTTGTTATTCTCTGAATCTACAATTGCATATgcaagtggaaggatttttcctGTTTATACAAAATAGATATTAGGATTCAgacaattatacaaatattttaCACAATTATACAACTTTATACCAACTGCAAATTTTATAAAAACAACAGCTGTGAAATTCTATACATTTTTATACATGAAACTACAACATTATATAAACTGCAGAAACAAGGTAGATGCAGTCAACTCACCAGCTCCATCCTGTGTGCAAGCAGTCAATATGGTACCCCTATATGCTGATTTAAGGAAACTTCCGTCATCAACCATTATCGGTCTACAATGCTCCCAGCCCTTGATAGATGCATATAGCGAAACATATGCATAAAGAAAGCATCCATCTTCTGATTTGTGCAACTTTGTAACCGTTCCTGGATTTGTATGCTCCAACATATAAAAATACTTCGGCAGCTCCTTATATGAATCACTCGGACTCCCTCTTATCATTGCCATTACTATCTCTTTAGCTCTCCATGATTTCATGTAGCTCACTTCAATCCCGTGTTGCTTTTGTATGTCCTCTATTATATCATTTGCGGTGTAAGCGTTTTTTGGATTAACATACTTGTCCTTGACTATACTAGCAATTACACCCGAAGTAGCTTGACGTTGTGTTAAGTATCTTTCACCATAGCCGCATGTGTGATTATTATTGTAACTTCTCACTTTGAATATGTTTGCCTTGAAAACGGCAGAAGATTTGAAACTCCAAGCACAATTGTCATCCACACACATAAGGTGATACCTAGGATTAAAGATCATTCAACTTCTAAATACACTTGTATACAAAAACATAACTAGATATATACTAATTTTAATAcctatatacaaatatatattactttatacatatttatacatatatatatatatatatatataacataataTACAATTATTGACATACCTTGTTGCGCTTGATCTCTTCACCTTGAATTAGAACCTCTCGCATACAGCCAAATACTTCATCACATTCATAACTGTCTCTTTATCTTAATAAACTTGATCCTCCTCAACAAATTCGTTCAACATATTATCTATTATACCCGTGTTTTCACTAAGTTTCGTGTTTTCAATCAATTCGATATCAGGCATAATCTCAGTGCTATCAATTGTGGATACATCTATAGAATTGGAACTTGTAGCAACCAAACAACTAGAACTTGTAGCAACCAAACAACTGGAACTTGTAGCAACCAAACGATTATCATAAATCTCTTTCACTATCACAAACAAAGGGTATTCAGTGAAATTcaagtttttcttctttaattcgaTATACACCTTAACACCTGTATTGTTGTAAATTAGGATCGGTGGCAAACCATCATTTGGGAGAAAGTTAATCTCTATTGTGTTTAACTCACTATCGATCCTAATCTGTTCTGAAATAGCTGCAACTAAATTGTTGTAGCTGAATGTCGACTCGATTATTACACAATCGTTGATGAAACTGATAAACTTGTTTTCTTCCCATTAATCGCTATGAAGAACGTAAACTGGAAAAATCTCCATCGAACAAAAAGTTGAAATCAAAATtgcaacaaaaatgaaaattgcgCTGATTTGCAGCAAACAAATTTCACTTTTCGTGTTTGATTTGCTGTTAATTCGAGATGAAGAATAATTTATAGGGTTTTTGGAGCTGCATTGACCGCAAGATCTCATTTTTGtagatttggggaagaagaatggaaagaatgagagaaaatccCGCTTCTGACTCCCAAAAAACGGAAATAACGCCCCTTTTTTCGGATATAGGCCTCTTATTTTTGGGCTACTcaattgtaaattgaaatatgggctataaagTTGAAAAGGAGGCAGCCTagttgttttaatatgaaattttcccaCATATATATGGGTTACTGATTTCTAGGTTATGGGCTCAGGAAAAGTTCTATAGACCATTACTATAAAGTTCTTTTACGTTATTAATGTGAAAATAGCACGAGCTAGCCAATTTTTTGACTTGTAACTGAAAAATAGCTAGTGTTtgcaaaattattaaaaaatagccactattttactgcaacacggaaagttccaacataatatactagagattggtgcatttgtatatgaacttccagcataatatgctggaactccaacacacggaaagttctagcataatatactggagattggagcacctgtgtatgaacttccagcatattatgatggtccagtatattatactagaatttcagtatattatgatggaagtccagtatattatgctggaactccattatattatgctggaatattttccaGATTTTGAATATGTAACgaccgaccggtcattttgagcttctgcacttcgctcgccagttctcgggcatgactagccacgtatgatgtattataacttatgtaaatcatcggttttggttttcagggtaatcagaatgaatttggaagaacaattctcaatttgaagcttaaaacttgaaaggtttgaccaagttttgacttgttatatatgatctcggattagaatttttatgatttggttagctctgttaggtgaattgggacttaggagcgtgattggaatgtatTTTTGGGGGTCcgtggaagatttaggcttgaattgacgaaattgaaaatttggcaattccggttggtagtgaaaattttgatatcggagtcggaatggaattccggaagttgtagtaggtccgttgtatcatttgtgatgtttatgcaaaatttcaggtcattcgaatgaggtttggtagactttttgatcgaatgcggAATTCGAaggttttggaatccttaggcttaaactcgagggtgttttgatgattcgatgttgttttgagtgtttcgaagattggaataagttcgaatggtgatatgtgacttatttgtattttttgttgaggtcccgggggcctcgggatgatttcagatagTTTTCGGAAAGGTTGAACTTGAGAAATTTCAGCTGATGTTGCTACTTctgtcatttccgcacctgcggatttggggaccgcaggtgcgagctccaCAGGAGTGGAAGAGAGGTGCAGGTGCATGGATGACTACAAGTGCGGCTTGGTAACCGCATCTATGATGCCGCAGGAGCGGTGAGGCGATCGCAGATGCGATGCCTGGTGAGATAAGTgaaatccgcagaagcggatgttGTTCCGCAAAAGCAGAAGCGCAGGTGCGCttatgggatcgcaggtgcgcttatgggatcgcaggtgcgTAAGATCTgtgcagaatgtataaaaaggtCCCTTCGTgattttcagtcatttgttcattatttttgtgcgattttggagctccaagctgtGATTTCAACAGGGAATCAAGTGTTGATAGAGGGGTAAGCTACTTTGGCtttgtatcttgtgtttatggtaattatttcattgtttaatcatgaaaattaGTGGGAAAAATTAGAGAAAGAGTTGGGAAATTAGgagccatttgaggtccgattttgatgatcttggtatgtatagactcatagAAGGATGTGAAATCTATTGATGTggtttttatcggattccgagacatgggcccgggggtcgggtttgaccaatttcaggatttttgatgtaatttgactatttttgtgtgggctttgtccccttagcgtatattgatgttatgattttgattttggatagattttagGCGGGTTGTGGCCGAGTCGATcggcaagggcattgcggagttgattttcatccggtttgaggtaagtaatgattgtaaatgctgtcttgagggtatgaaaccccagatttcacatcgttgtgctattttgaggtgacacacacgctagatgacgagtgtggagtcgtgcaccgttggggattgtgacctggtccgtcccgtacaactgttaagtcgcgtatttgattaaaaactgttttgatatcattgtattttgaaaagtattgctatgttttgggaggaatgccatatttgggcctcatgccaactattttggacccttatggggctTTTACTactttttctcactgttttgacttaataattaCACTTAGTCATGctttgttttactgatttcataattcAGCCTTAtttactgtcacgacccggaattcccaccttcaggagtcgtgatggcgcctactaatgtgagctaggcaagccaacccttaactatctaCTACCTCTTTTTTTCATATTACTTCTTTTAAAACAAACATAGGGCTACAATATAAATAAAATGGAAGTTTGGAAATAGGCAGAAGTCATCATTTATAAAGCTTAGAGCTACATCTATTACCACTTTTAAACTTCAataccccaaaatctggtgtcacagtaccacaaactgtctaagagtcactacatacaaagtctgaagaaaatacatAGTACAGTTCCTGAGCAAGAGATAAAGGAAACatgaaatagagatagagggagacgccagggcccgcgaacgtctgcaggtctaccttgggtctccggatggACTGAAAGAatccctccaactactgtccgaaagctgctccgggatctgcacacagtgcagagtgtagtatcagcacaactgaccccatgtgctggtaagtgcctggcctaaccccggcgaagtagtgacaatgctaggaccagactccagatacacctgtgtagttatataaaAAGTAAATAGataataagcaattaaagctggggaaggggaacatgtcGCGACGATAGTTGATAAAGCAAAATAGTAAAGGATAAATAAGGAAGctaacaatataacttctaacatagataaagaaaagtaaagaaaactttcaatttcagtttccatcttgttgtaggcgtgcaacccgatcccatttctcatgtcttgtggtaggcgtaccacccgctcccgtttcataatatcttgtggtaggtataccacccgctcccatttcataatatctcacAGGTCCCACTTCATAATATCTCACAAtttcaaggaatcccggcaaggggaaataatcaatataataacttcccggcaagggaacaacaatattgaattagtcatcccggcaagggaacaacagctataaccaatcacaacttagcttgtactcagttcaattattgaaaatgctcaatcatagaagatcattaagtaaagcacccaagtgtcatttaagaacacaacaactttcaatttaagactcacggtcatgcttgacaccaatgtatag
This genomic stretch from Nicotiana sylvestris chromosome 9, ASM39365v2, whole genome shotgun sequence harbors:
- the LOC138878467 gene encoding uncharacterized protein: MELWVKINGCLLRFGIGEFAVITGLKCVEEDATFYDKPVVNRLLKEYFPRDGKKAITRDANNHGINKDDFDIIESGQYQTLGGLPLALQIWFFECYSMVDKHLAVRTGTNVPCILNWKVTETLTYADLTGEVIMSSIDKLNYRNIFPTREEMSTLNIDTHFEVNAADVASGEVPAFHIDDSIAASPPCPQNMEQQSKRPHPQNTEQLSKRPFPQNMDRQPNPSYDPLVRIDLLNAEVEKLRCAIGKLTDTVTTLNNYVVSSFEKVFSFLNIKETKETREDVTDSKIRQRVSDDNTSGLDKFDGYQYNVVPDFVDQVNQDNVLADEGVNDGVDHGDVKGDTFWDDIGDEDLAMLQMSQIVLHKPSIIDIEDDYISPEQSVRQKLPGKYAKSPYFPVYDSGASGSAYKIIFDIKHPFTIKIDDFDPLSPLAKEFCAFVDNEMDTSAKNIYTDEVNKLVEAFTFGSCHATTKDWFHSLAYCGRSLIDTHLDVLFYYLRKRGKYGPNVAMRFTTTDFAFGNKINSLYKDFKVNQDPSVIPEGHEIEECIHIYDSNHGAINDILALDAVLPYAILIPYFLKSSDFYVEKKGIDWNNGAYTDKSHSDALQINLVNNVPQQIKCDCGAFVAGFAEYFILSKEIRKDNFDIETLRTSKKSNTGQVLAAGSSKPPKYADMEVHPFEIFRNCMFPLQGTLCFTLPLQT